The proteins below come from a single Molothrus ater isolate BHLD 08-10-18 breed brown headed cowbird chromosome 3, BPBGC_Mater_1.1, whole genome shotgun sequence genomic window:
- the RRM2 gene encoding ribonucleoside-diphosphate reductase subunit M2, with protein MLSARAPLAARHDQPQVSPKKNQSPMKSLSPMKGLALSNKENTPPTLSSARVLASKAARKIFQEGDSNPVPRGVEEEEPLLRENPRRFVIFPIQYHDIWQMYKKAEASFWTAEEVDLSKDLQHWESLKPEEKYFISHVLAFFAASDGIVNENLVERFSQEVQITEARCFYGFQIAMENIHSEMYSLLIDTYIKDSKEREFLFNAIETLPCVKKKADWAMCWIGDKKATYGERVVAFAAVEGIFFSGSFASIFWLKKRGLMPGLTFSNELISRDEGLHCDFACLMFKHLIYKPSEERVREIIMNAVLIEQEFLTEALPVKLIGMNCTLMKQYIEFVADRLMLELGFNKIYKVENPFDFMENISLEGKTNFFEKRVGEYQRMGVMSKPTDNSFTLDAEF; from the exons ATGTTGTCCGCCCGCGCCCCGCTCGCCGCCCGCCACGACCAGCCCCAGGTGTCGCCCAAGAAGAACCAGTCTCCTATGAAGAGTCTGTCGCCCATGAAAGGCTTGGCGCTGAGTAACAAGGAGAACACG CCCCCCACGCTCAGCAGCGCCCGTGTGCTGGCCAGCAAGGCGGCCCGCAAGATCTTCCAGGAGGGTGACAGCAATCCG GTGCCGCGGGgcgtggaggaggaggagccgcTGCTGCGGGAGAACCCCCGCCGGTTCGTCATCTTTCCCATCCAGTACCACGACATCTGGCAGATGTACAAGAAGGCCGAGGCCTCCTTCTGGACGGCGGAGGAG GTGGACCTTTCCAAAGACCTCCAGCACTGGGAGTCCCTGAAGCCTGAGGAGAAGTACTTCATTTCTCATGTCCTCGCCTTCTTTGCTGCCAGTGATGGCATTGTCAACGAGAACTTG GTGGAGCGGTTCAGTCAAGAAGTACAAATCACAGAAGCTCGCTGTTTCTATGGCTTCCAGATTGCCATGGAAAATATACATTCAGAAATGTACAGTCTTCTCATTGACACCTACATTAAGGATTCAAAGGAGAG GGAATTTCTTTTCAATGCTATTGAAACGTTGCCATGTGTTAAAAAGAAGGCAGATTGGGCCATGTGCTGGATTGGGGACAAGAAAGCAACATATG GAGAACGTGTTGTGGCCTTTGCAGCTGTGGAAGGAATCTTCTTTTCTGGCTCTTTTGCATCAATTTTTTGGCTGAAGAAAAGAGGATTAATGCCTGGACTCACTTTTTCTAATGAACTCATCAGTAGAGATGAG GGTTTGCACTGTGATTTTGCCTGCCTCATGTTCAAGCACTTGATATACAAACCATCAGAGGAGAGAGTAAGGGAAATCATCATGAATGCTGTTCTCATAGAACAG GAATTCTTGACGGAGGCACTGCCTGTGAAACTGATTGGCATGAACTGCACTTTAATGAAACAGTACATAGAGTTTGTGGCAGACCGGCTTATGCTGGAACTGGGATTTAACAAG ATATACAAAGTAGAGAATCCTTTTGACTTCATGGAAAACATCTCTCTGGAAGGCAAGACCAATTTCTTTGAGAAGCGAGTAGGTGAATATCAGAGGATGGGAGTCATGTCCAAGCCCACAGACAACTCTTTCACCCTGGATGCAGAGTTCTGA